The proteins below come from a single Panulirus ornatus isolate Po-2019 chromosome 15, ASM3632096v1, whole genome shotgun sequence genomic window:
- the LOC139753712 gene encoding uncharacterized protein, with amino-acid sequence MKILAAICVLAVGVSAQVGNSGIVRPDGVNTQFTREFADDIVLAGPSGIVTKSGRNLQLTEDLYFVPRAKRSAGVVSEKGNIGTAGILRADGTTDLFSHDLAHDILLIGPAGIVTKSGRNLQLTEDLRLVNPRFRRSLTGPSGMITSTGQQIQFKEPFATILLEGPSGYIMSDGTLVQKRAKRHLVGESGIITNSGRQIQLERGVFVVHAGPSGIVLSNGKNIQLNE; translated from the exons ATGAAGATTCTG GCAGCTATCTGCGTGCTCGCCGTTGGCGTCAGCGCACAGGTTGGGAATTCTGGGATCGTCAGGCCTGATGGTGTCAACACTCAGTTCACCCGTGAGTTCGCTGACGACATCGTGCTGGCTGGACCATCCGGCATTGTCacgaagtcaggcaggaaccTCCAGCTCACCGAAGACCTCTACTTCGTCCCCCGCGCCAAGCGCAGCGCTGGCGTAGTGTCTGAGAAGGGCAACATCGGCACTGCTGGCATCCTCCGTGCTGATGGAACCACCGACCTCTTCAGCCACGATCTTGCTCACGACATCCTCCTCATTGGACCCGCTGGCATTGTGACCAAGTCTGGCCGCAACCTCCAGCTTACCGAAGACTTGAGACTCGTCAACCCACGCTTCAGGCGTTCCCTCACTGGCCCATCTGGCATGATCACCAGCACCGGCCAGCAGATCCAATTCAAGGAACCTTTCGCCACCATCCTCCTGGAAGGCCCCTCTGGCTACATCATGAGCGACGGAACCCTCGTCCAGAAGCGTGCTAAGCGCCACCTGGTCGGCGAGTCTGGTATCATCACCAACTCTGGAAGACAGATCCAGCTGGAACGTGGCGTGTTTGTCGTCCACGCTGGTCCCTCAGGCATCGTTCTCTCCAACGGCAAGAACATCCAGCTGAACGAATAA